One window from the genome of Haloprofundus halobius encodes:
- a CDS encoding Tm-1-like ATP-binding domain-containing protein, with translation MSVVIVGTLDTKGEEIAFARDVIEAQGLDTHIVDVGVMGDPEITPDTDAEAVAEASGSDRQSLRDAGDRGEAMDAMGRGAAAIAERLHEEGTLEGILGLGGSGNTSVATTAMRALPVGVPKLMVSTMASGDVEPYVGFKDVTMMYSVADIEGLNRLSRRVIANAALATAGMVGSDADVDVEEKPTIALTMFGVTTPCVQTARAYLEDTGYETIVFHATGSGGRAMESLVREGVVDGVLDVTTTEWADELVGGVLTAGPERLDAPGEVGIPHVVSVGALDMVNFGPPESVPERFEGRNFYQHNPQVTLMRTTPEETAELGEILAEKVNDASGPVAVYLPLEGVSMLDVEGEPFYDPAADEALFDAVRKHLDSDVELVEMDAAVNDEEFALALARKMDEFVSESSS, from the coding sequence ATGAGCGTCGTTATCGTCGGGACGCTCGACACGAAAGGCGAGGAGATCGCGTTCGCCCGCGACGTTATCGAAGCACAGGGGCTCGACACCCACATCGTCGACGTGGGCGTGATGGGCGACCCGGAGATTACGCCGGACACCGACGCCGAAGCCGTCGCCGAGGCCAGCGGGAGCGACCGCCAGTCGCTCCGAGACGCCGGCGACCGCGGCGAGGCGATGGACGCCATGGGTCGCGGTGCCGCCGCTATCGCCGAGCGACTGCACGAGGAAGGCACCTTGGAGGGGATCCTCGGACTCGGCGGGTCCGGCAACACCTCCGTCGCGACGACGGCGATGCGGGCGCTCCCCGTCGGCGTCCCGAAGCTGATGGTGTCGACGATGGCCTCGGGCGACGTCGAACCGTACGTCGGCTTCAAGGACGTCACGATGATGTACTCGGTCGCCGACATCGAGGGACTGAACCGGCTCTCGCGGCGCGTCATCGCGAACGCGGCGCTGGCGACGGCCGGGATGGTCGGAAGCGACGCCGACGTCGACGTGGAAGAGAAACCCACCATCGCGCTCACGATGTTCGGCGTCACGACGCCCTGCGTTCAGACCGCCCGAGCGTATCTCGAAGACACCGGTTACGAGACCATCGTCTTCCACGCGACCGGTTCGGGCGGCCGAGCGATGGAGAGTCTCGTCCGAGAGGGCGTCGTCGACGGCGTGCTCGACGTGACGACGACCGAGTGGGCCGACGAACTCGTCGGCGGCGTGCTCACCGCCGGACCGGAGCGACTCGACGCACCCGGCGAGGTCGGAATCCCGCACGTCGTCTCCGTCGGAGCGCTCGACATGGTGAACTTCGGACCGCCCGAGTCGGTGCCCGAGCGGTTCGAGGGTCGGAACTTCTATCAGCACAACCCGCAGGTGACGCTGATGCGGACGACGCCCGAGGAGACCGCCGAACTCGGCGAGATACTGGCGGAGAAGGTGAACGACGCGTCGGGGCCAGTCGCGGTGTACCTGCCGCTCGAAGGCGTGTCGATGCTCGACGTCGAGGGCGAACCGTTTTACGATCCAGCGGCCGACGAGGCGCTGTTCGACGCCGTTCGGAAGCATCTCGACTCGGATGTCGAACTCGTCGAGATGGACGCCGCGGTCAACGACGAGGAGTTCGCGCTGGCGCTCGCGCGGAAGATGGACGAATTCGTGAGCGAGAGTTCGTCGTAA
- a CDS encoding ferritin-like domain-containing protein — protein sequence MTIDTSKSLREHLQWAIRVELSTIPAYLYAMYSIDDDASVPYRLIRSVVVEEMLHAALVANVLAAVGGEPQFYDEAVVPSYPMALPHHRPEIVLDLERASPEVIDRVFATIERPREVGGLPEDDDYETIEQFYMAVEEAVDRLDAEAGLFEADRIDRQMAEPEYYAPVEYDSEESGGLHPVTDWETAARAIETIVHQGEGYREAEYADPDHHEQTHYYKFKQIADGTHSLGGTRPVPTNPLSAEYPARLRPAADLFNACYSYLYVLLDGLYSPVDAETKDDIVLELYGVMMAAMRPLARWLTEQPLGDVDGTGDTDGHAAPTFEFYRFDGDPTEELHRLADEVTDRNPELAHVHGALVQLRGVDR from the coding sequence ATGACGATCGATACCTCAAAATCACTCCGCGAGCACCTGCAGTGGGCGATTCGAGTCGAACTCTCGACCATCCCCGCGTACCTCTACGCGATGTACTCGATCGACGACGACGCCTCGGTACCGTATCGGCTCATTCGGAGCGTCGTCGTCGAGGAGATGCTCCACGCGGCGCTCGTAGCGAACGTGCTCGCTGCCGTCGGCGGCGAGCCCCAGTTCTACGACGAGGCCGTCGTTCCGTCGTATCCGATGGCGCTGCCGCACCACCGACCCGAGATCGTCCTCGACCTGGAACGGGCTTCCCCAGAAGTGATCGACCGGGTGTTCGCGACCATCGAACGGCCCCGGGAGGTCGGCGGACTCCCGGAGGACGACGACTACGAGACGATAGAGCAGTTCTACATGGCCGTCGAGGAGGCCGTCGACCGCCTCGACGCCGAGGCGGGACTGTTCGAGGCGGACCGAATCGACCGCCAGATGGCGGAGCCGGAGTACTACGCCCCCGTGGAGTACGATTCCGAGGAGAGCGGCGGGCTCCACCCCGTCACCGATTGGGAGACGGCCGCCCGCGCCATCGAGACCATCGTCCACCAGGGCGAGGGGTACCGCGAGGCCGAGTACGCGGACCCCGACCATCACGAACAGACACACTACTACAAATTCAAACAGATCGCCGACGGGACGCATTCGCTCGGCGGGACGCGCCCCGTGCCGACCAACCCGCTGTCCGCCGAGTATCCGGCACGGCTCCGTCCGGCCGCGGACCTGTTCAACGCCTGCTACTCGTACCTCTACGTCCTGCTGGACGGACTGTACTCGCCCGTCGACGCCGAGACGAAAGACGACATCGTCCTCGAACTGTACGGCGTGATGATGGCGGCGATGCGACCGCTGGCTCGGTGGCTGACCGAACAGCCCCTCGGCGATGTGGACGGCACCGGCGACACCGACGGACACGCCGCGCCGACGTTCGAGTTCTATCGCTTCGACGGCGACCCGACCGAGGAGCTACACCGACTCGCGGACGAGGTCACCGACCGGAATCCGGAACTCGCCCACGTCCACGGCGCGCTGGTGCAGCTCCGGGGCGTCGACCGGTGA
- a CDS encoding alcohol dehydrogenase catalytic domain-containing protein, whose translation MRTAAFTELVGPDGVSIVDEPTPEPSRGEAVVDVDACAINRHDLWILDGDSAMVDTGDLPFVSGLDVAGVVSTVGDDVTAIEPGDRVVLCPNETCGVCWFCREGPENLCEEFSLYHGGLAESALVAADRLVPLPDSVDATTAAALPTAYMTAFHMLRRADVGPGDLVFVPGATGGVGVAGVQLADVLGARTVGTSSSAAKLEQVSELGLDHAIEGTDVDEIRAAVREVGGPDAVLNHLGGPYTELGVDLLRRGGRMVVCGRTAGSRSEIDIPDLFLGHKRVIGSTMGTQLDLERLVDLVADGSLTPEIHETYPLEETGVAFAAMQQRDHVGKIVVTN comes from the coding sequence ATGCGCACCGCAGCATTCACCGAACTCGTCGGCCCCGACGGCGTCAGTATCGTCGACGAACCGACGCCCGAACCGAGTCGAGGCGAAGCGGTCGTCGACGTCGACGCCTGCGCTATCAACCGCCACGACCTGTGGATACTCGACGGCGACTCCGCGATGGTCGACACCGGCGATCTGCCGTTCGTCAGCGGTCTCGACGTCGCGGGCGTCGTGAGCACCGTCGGTGACGACGTGACAGCGATCGAACCCGGCGACCGGGTCGTGCTCTGTCCGAACGAGACCTGCGGAGTCTGTTGGTTCTGCCGCGAAGGCCCCGAAAATCTCTGCGAGGAGTTCTCGCTGTATCACGGCGGTCTCGCTGAATCCGCACTCGTCGCGGCCGACCGCCTCGTTCCGCTCCCCGATTCGGTCGATGCGACGACGGCGGCGGCGCTCCCCACGGCGTACATGACCGCCTTCCACATGCTCCGTCGCGCGGACGTCGGCCCCGGAGATCTGGTGTTCGTTCCGGGTGCGACCGGCGGCGTCGGCGTCGCGGGGGTCCAACTCGCCGACGTACTCGGCGCACGGACGGTCGGCACTTCGTCCTCGGCGGCGAAGCTCGAACAGGTGTCGGAGTTGGGCCTCGACCACGCTATCGAGGGAACCGACGTCGACGAGATTCGCGCGGCGGTTCGAGAGGTCGGGGGGCCCGACGCGGTACTCAACCACCTCGGCGGTCCGTACACCGAACTCGGGGTGGACCTCCTGCGTCGCGGTGGACGGATGGTCGTCTGCGGACGGACCGCGGGTAGTCGCTCCGAGATCGATATTCCCGATTTATTCCTCGGGCACAAGCGTGTCATCGGCAGCACGATGGGGACGCAACTTGACCTCGAACGGCTGGTCGATCTCGTCGCAGACGGCTCGCTCACACCGGAAATACACGAGACGTACCCGCTCGAAGAGACGGGCGTGGCGTTCGCCGCGATGCAGCAGCGCGACCACGTCGGCAAAATCGTCGTGACGAACTGA
- a CDS encoding phosphoenolpyruvate hydrolase family protein, producing the protein MSNRFTRDEALDELRATVDEGEAIIGAGAGTGISAKFAERGGVDLLIIYNSGRYRMGGRGSLAGLLSYGDANEIVVEMGHEVLPVVEETPVLAGVNGTDPFRQMDVFVADLKRRGFSGVQNFPTVGLIDEDSQFRQNLEETGMGYDKEVEMIREASEQEMLTCPYVFDTDQAREMAEAGADVVVAHMGLTTSGDIGAETSLDLDTAAERVQAIHDAAKAVRDDVLVICHGGPIAWPDDAAHVLDNTEGVVGFFGASSIERLPTEEAIENQAREFKGIEL; encoded by the coding sequence ATGTCAAACCGATTCACACGCGACGAAGCGCTCGACGAACTCCGCGCGACCGTCGACGAGGGAGAGGCGATAATCGGTGCGGGTGCCGGGACGGGTATCTCGGCGAAGTTCGCCGAGCGCGGCGGCGTCGACCTGCTCATCATCTACAACTCCGGTCGCTACCGGATGGGCGGCCGCGGGTCGCTGGCCGGACTGCTGTCGTACGGCGACGCCAACGAGATCGTCGTCGAGATGGGTCACGAGGTACTCCCGGTCGTCGAGGAGACGCCGGTGCTCGCCGGCGTCAACGGGACGGACCCGTTCCGACAGATGGACGTGTTCGTCGCCGACCTGAAACGTCGCGGCTTCTCGGGCGTCCAGAACTTCCCCACAGTCGGCCTCATCGACGAGGACAGCCAGTTCCGACAGAATCTGGAGGAGACCGGGATGGGGTACGACAAAGAAGTCGAGATGATTCGCGAGGCCAGCGAGCAGGAGATGCTCACCTGTCCGTACGTCTTCGACACCGATCAAGCGCGGGAGATGGCCGAGGCCGGTGCCGACGTCGTGGTCGCGCACATGGGACTGACGACGAGTGGCGACATCGGCGCGGAGACGTCGCTGGACCTCGACACCGCCGCCGAGCGCGTGCAGGCGATTCACGACGCGGCGAAAGCGGTCAGAGACGACGTGCTCGTCATCTGCCACGGCGGCCCGATAGCGTGGCCCGACGACGCGGCGCACGTCCTCGACAACACCGAGGGCGTCGTCGGCTTCTTCGGCGCGTCCAGCATCGAACGCCTCCCGACCGAGGAGGCCATCGAGAACCAGGCACGCGAGTTCAAGGGGATCGAACTATAG